The following coding sequences are from one Methanonatronarchaeum thermophilum window:
- a CDS encoding class I SAM-dependent methyltransferase yields the protein MKYEPYWNKNEICRDSSLYTYWRDMYESDRVIVDWDSLAVSYSRRKRRNDFKFGREVLSCLVEEEVCSKGGSALDLGGGPGSLLIPFSGFMGWMVVLEPSSMMCLELKRNAHRYGVRNYSVVNCGFLDGCISNAGGFDVVIGSHFLSWSFFKDVKRVLLGMERNSREFCCLVGRPDYCLAWSEWEKELWKSVVGEEIPSRPVLDTTLHVLSDMGRDVFSRVVWHKEFISVNSLVGRKIRFIGRYKSLNYEDKCFIKDFVESRFSGRACLDRCSVVSWWPVSQSYS from the coding sequence ATGAAATACGAGCCTTATTGGAACAAAAATGAGATATGTAGGGATAGTTCGCTGTATACCTACTGGAGAGATATGTATGAGAGTGACCGGGTTATTGTCGACTGGGATTCTCTGGCAGTTAGTTACAGCAGGAGGAAACGGAGAAATGATTTCAAGTTTGGCCGTGAAGTTTTGAGTTGTCTTGTTGAGGAGGAGGTCTGTAGTAAGGGTGGTTCTGCGCTGGATTTGGGTGGTGGGCCTGGTAGTCTGTTGATTCCGTTTTCAGGTTTTATGGGTTGGATGGTTGTTTTAGAGCCTTCTAGTATGATGTGTCTGGAGTTAAAGCGGAATGCTCATCGTTATGGTGTTAGGAATTATTCGGTTGTGAACTGTGGGTTCTTGGATGGGTGTATCTCTAATGCCGGTGGTTTTGATGTTGTTATTGGTAGTCATTTTTTGTCTTGGAGTTTCTTCAAGGATGTTAAAAGGGTTTTGTTAGGTATGGAGCGTAATTCTAGAGAGTTTTGTTGTCTTGTAGGCCGGCCAGACTATTGTTTAGCTTGGAGTGAATGGGAAAAGGAGTTATGGAAAAGTGTTGTTGGAGAGGAGATTCCCAGCAGGCCGGTTCTTGATACTACACTCCATGTTTTAAGTGATATGGGTAGGGATGTCTTCAGTCGAGTGGTTTGGCATAAGGAGTTTATCTCGGTTAATAGTTTGGTTGGTCGTAAGATTAGGTTTATAGGTAGGTATAAATCACTTAACTATGAGGATAAGTGTTTTATAAAGGATTTTGTAGAGAGCCGTTTTAGTGGTAGGGCTTGTTTGGATCGGTGTTCTGTGGTTTCATGGTGGCCAGTTTCCCAATCATATTCATGA
- a CDS encoding ABC transporter substrate-binding protein produces the protein MDRKLSRRDFIKMGIGGLAGVGGLSMISGCIDSGFEEERKTEFIDMFDRSVKIPGEIGSFVCLGSGCLRMTSYLLAGREVDDFVVGVEDYEHSNMSRPYSMAFPEFQEKPIIGPSNEGDAEKILSVDPDVILAVNAPSIDHDMLQEQTGKPVVKLDHPSTLGGISNPDTGIGTLYDCIEMIGDVLGFEERADEVVSLFQYYINDILDRGSEGGLDRRIFVGGATWRGAQGIRSTIPIFPPLKLNGFKNMDGMLEDVQTGERVEVDPEKLIEYDPEIMFVDAMGEHIVREDAEEPEYRDISAVKSNQVYRLYPYNQFNTEFTTVLVNSYLVGRQLNPDNYSDIEPVKLMNNIYSDFFGEKIAEEMVSKWGAPGKIEL, from the coding sequence ATGGATAGAAAATTGAGTAGAAGAGATTTTATTAAAATGGGTATTGGTGGTTTAGCAGGTGTAGGTGGGCTTTCAATGATCTCAGGTTGTATAGACTCAGGTTTTGAAGAAGAAAGAAAGACCGAGTTTATCGATATGTTCGACCGTTCAGTAAAAATCCCTGGTGAGATTGGTAGTTTTGTTTGCCTTGGGTCAGGATGTCTAAGGATGACTTCATACCTGCTTGCCGGTAGAGAGGTCGATGATTTCGTTGTTGGTGTTGAGGATTACGAGCATTCAAATATGTCGAGGCCTTACAGTATGGCTTTCCCAGAATTCCAGGAAAAACCAATTATTGGTCCTTCAAATGAGGGAGATGCTGAGAAGATTTTGAGTGTAGATCCCGATGTAATTCTGGCAGTTAATGCTCCCTCTATCGACCATGACATGCTTCAAGAGCAAACTGGAAAACCGGTTGTAAAGCTTGATCATCCTTCTACTCTGGGGGGTATCTCCAATCCAGATACAGGTATTGGAACGCTCTATGACTGTATCGAGATGATAGGGGATGTACTTGGTTTTGAAGAACGTGCTGATGAGGTTGTTAGTTTATTTCAATACTATATAAACGATATACTTGATAGAGGTAGTGAGGGCGGGCTTGATCGCCGAATCTTCGTGGGAGGCGCCACCTGGCGAGGAGCTCAAGGGATAAGAAGCACAATACCGATTTTTCCACCTCTAAAGCTGAATGGCTTCAAAAACATGGATGGAATGTTAGAGGATGTTCAAACTGGAGAGCGTGTTGAAGTCGACCCGGAGAAACTGATTGAATATGACCCTGAAATCATGTTTGTCGACGCAATGGGTGAACATATAGTACGTGAAGATGCTGAGGAGCCTGAATACCGCGATATATCTGCTGTCAAAAGCAACCAGGTTTACAGGCTATATCCATACAACCAGTTTAACACTGAGTTTACCACAGTACTGGTTAACTCATATTTGGTGGGCCGTCAACTAAATCCAGATAACTACAGCGATATCGAGCCGGTCAAGTTGATGAATAATATCTACAGCGATTTCTTTGGTGAAAAAATTGCGGAAGAGATGGTTAGTAAATGGGGAGCTCCAGGTAAAATAGAGTTATAG
- a CDS encoding YkgJ family cysteine cluster protein → MFRDSFVCRRCGRCCREYAGRFSLPRSQVLEWREKVFDSRFGRYPAIKFVSMDYTIQGVDGIFFHPETGEHLDFCPFLKCDETGGGVIGGVCSCLIYSDRPLGCRRYPFTGEFVDLSKTVCPVVRDIRSKLKKLRR, encoded by the coding sequence TTGTTTAGAGATAGTTTTGTGTGTAGGCGTTGTGGTAGGTGTTGTCGTGAGTATGCTGGTCGTTTTTCGTTGCCTAGAAGTCAGGTTTTGGAGTGGAGGGAGAAGGTATTTGATTCTCGGTTTGGGAGGTATCCTGCTATAAAGTTTGTTTCGATGGATTATACGATTCAGGGGGTTGATGGTATTTTTTTCCATCCTGAAACTGGTGAACACCTTGATTTCTGTCCGTTTCTCAAGTGTGATGAAACTGGTGGTGGGGTTATTGGTGGGGTTTGTAGTTGTTTGATTTATAGTGACCGGCCGTTGGGATGTAGACGGTATCCGTTTACTGGTGAGTTTGTAGATCTGTCTAAAACGGTTTGTCCTGTGGTTAGAGATATTCGTAGTAAGCTAAAGAAGTTGAGGAGGTGA
- a CDS encoding fibrillarin-like rRNA/tRNA 2'-O-methyltransferase, whose translation MNRYYKEIDGKPTTQNQLPGETVYGEETIKKTNEYRVWKPERSKYAAMLEKTNQKPPIKPNDKTLYLGAASGTTASHLSDLQPEGTIYCIEYSPRTLQDLTKKCKNRKNMIPIHGDANKPQTYQKYIPIVDNLYQDITQKNQAEITNKNTEKFLKPGGNIILMIKARSIDITGNAEKIIEKEIQKLQNIEIKQKTPLNPIHTDHMAIHAKYKPKQP comes from the coding sequence ATGAATAGATATTATAAAGAGATAGACGGAAAACCAACTACTCAAAACCAACTACCCGGTGAAACAGTATATGGAGAAGAAACCATCAAAAAAACAAATGAATACCGAGTTTGGAAGCCAGAGAGAAGCAAGTACGCAGCAATGTTAGAAAAAACAAACCAAAAACCACCAATCAAACCCAACGACAAAACCCTATACCTCGGTGCCGCCAGCGGAACAACCGCAAGCCACCTATCCGACCTACAGCCAGAAGGAACCATATACTGCATAGAATACTCACCAAGAACACTACAAGACCTAACAAAAAAATGCAAAAACCGAAAAAACATGATACCAATACACGGAGACGCAAACAAACCACAGACATACCAAAAATACATCCCAATAGTCGACAACCTATACCAAGACATCACCCAAAAAAACCAAGCAGAAATAACAAACAAAAACACAGAAAAATTCCTAAAACCCGGCGGCAACATAATACTCATGATAAAAGCAAGAAGCATCGACATCACAGGAAATGCAGAAAAAATAATCGAAAAAGAAATACAAAAACTCCAAAACATAGAAATAAAACAAAAAACACCACTAAACCCAATACACACAGACCACATGGCCATACACGCAAAATACAAACCAAAACAACCCTAA
- a CDS encoding NOP5/NOP56 family protein has translation MYFIETWFGIFIVDSELNVVDSKLYSEDVDEIVRLNRDFDWSYVKGFDAEPAPLDLEREFRLNLWGRYEERYRSLLHEVGHQVCEGDVEVSLEDRGEDVIRAVETLDKFDKSINLLGESVKEWALSHNVGDVGSGEEIAQDILDGEISESSFKSSVVYQEVKRVSEQLMSLKMARDSVLSYIEREMMGFAPNLTKVCGPVIGGRLISLAGGLKKLALMPSGTIQVLGAEKALFRHLKDGSEPPKHGVIFQHELIRNTHWSKRGKLARTLASKIALASRIDYFSGEDKSKTLLEDLEKRKKEVLQ, from the coding sequence ATGTATTTTATTGAGACTTGGTTTGGTATTTTTATTGTTGATAGTGAACTTAATGTAGTTGATTCTAAGTTGTATTCGGAGGATGTTGATGAGATTGTTAGGTTGAATCGGGATTTTGATTGGAGTTATGTTAAGGGTTTTGATGCTGAACCTGCTCCTTTAGATTTGGAGAGGGAGTTTAGGTTGAATTTATGGGGTAGGTATGAAGAGAGGTATCGGTCGTTGTTGCATGAGGTTGGCCATCAGGTTTGTGAAGGTGATGTTGAGGTTTCGCTTGAGGATCGGGGTGAGGATGTTATCCGGGCTGTTGAGACCTTGGATAAGTTTGATAAATCTATTAATCTACTTGGTGAGTCTGTTAAGGAATGGGCTCTTTCACATAATGTTGGTGATGTCGGTTCTGGAGAGGAGATTGCTCAAGATATTTTAGATGGTGAGATATCTGAAAGTAGTTTCAAGAGCTCGGTTGTTTATCAGGAAGTTAAAAGGGTTTCAGAGCAGTTGATGTCTCTGAAAATGGCTAGAGATAGTGTTCTTTCCTATATTGAGAGGGAGATGATGGGTTTTGCGCCGAACTTAACCAAGGTTTGTGGCCCGGTTATTGGCGGGCGGTTGATATCGCTTGCCGGTGGTTTAAAGAAACTGGCTTTGATGCCTAGTGGTACCATCCAGGTTCTTGGAGCTGAGAAGGCTTTGTTCAGACATCTAAAGGATGGGTCTGAACCCCCAAAACACGGTGTTATATTTCAACATGAATTGATTAGGAACACGCATTGGAGTAAACGCGGTAAGTTGGCCCGTACATTGGCATCTAAAATAGCTTTAGCAAGCCGAATAGATTACTTCAGTGGTGAAGATAAATCTAAAACACTACTAGAAGACCTAGAGAAAAGAAAAAAAGAGGTTTTGCAATGA
- a CDS encoding dihydroorotate dehydrogenase, with translation MSLSIDVGGVGFKNPCLLAAGVLGTTASSLNRVVRSGAGGVISKSISLNPKPGNKGPVISKTSCGWINSMGLPNPGVDEFIDELDRFSGDVPIVGSVYGSSPSEFKEVSNKIADYVDVVELNLSCPNVEGGIICKDPDLVYRYTKNVKSSVNKPVWVKLSPNVNNISEVAVMAEKADADGVVAINTLTGMVIDIDTELPVLGNQVGGVSGDAIHPIAVNAVYQITKNIDIPVIGVGGISNWKTAVEMILAGAHAIQIGSAVNKNINIFQEINKGIKQYMKNKNYKKITEFRGNAHKK, from the coding sequence ATGTCTTTATCGATTGATGTTGGTGGTGTGGGTTTTAAAAATCCTTGTTTGTTAGCTGCCGGTGTTTTAGGTACAACTGCCAGTTCTTTGAATAGGGTTGTGCGTTCTGGTGCCGGTGGTGTTATATCGAAATCCATCAGTTTGAATCCAAAACCAGGTAATAAAGGACCGGTAATCTCTAAAACTAGTTGTGGCTGGATAAATTCCATGGGGTTGCCGAACCCTGGTGTAGATGAATTTATAGATGAACTTGATCGTTTTAGCGGCGATGTCCCAATAGTTGGCAGCGTTTATGGTAGCTCTCCCTCCGAATTTAAAGAGGTAAGTAACAAGATTGCTGATTATGTTGATGTGGTCGAGCTAAACCTTAGCTGCCCCAACGTAGAAGGAGGCATCATCTGTAAAGATCCTGACCTCGTCTATAGATACACTAAAAACGTGAAATCCAGCGTTAACAAACCTGTTTGGGTCAAATTATCTCCAAACGTAAACAATATATCCGAAGTCGCAGTTATGGCTGAAAAAGCAGATGCAGATGGCGTAGTAGCAATAAACACACTTACCGGGATGGTTATAGATATTGATACCGAACTCCCCGTATTAGGAAACCAGGTTGGAGGCGTGTCAGGAGACGCAATACATCCAATAGCCGTCAACGCAGTATACCAAATCACAAAAAACATCGATATACCCGTCATCGGCGTCGGAGGAATATCAAACTGGAAAACAGCAGTAGAAATGATATTAGCCGGAGCCCACGCAATCCAAATAGGATCTGCAGTCAACAAAAACATAAACATATTCCAAGAAATCAACAAAGGAATAAAACAATACATGAAAAACAAAAACTACAAAAAAATAACCGAATTCAGAGGAAACGCACACAAAAAATAA
- a CDS encoding DUF2117 domain-containing protein: MIDCSIDDGLRICVYFHMPDVFDVGMGEEVVGGLEEYGCVDVVVSGTLTKTAVIDCGVDAIQIDEKWSSWALENQGRYDVLFSVTHASSPDKSLAECWYISGKTGDIPLVSIETNNGVLACWSDKVRKFGLTLAQDLGLELVDTPDYGRVLWEEDGKTYKRVLAVEKGEFVLINGIIVGQATSNDILIVEENNEIIELRNVDVKQHGLEKLGPTKIEEAKIVSTDSFRRTVERRGSIEVEKKNQIGLLDHSAYNVHEIASKGLCGCITIGDDTTAVAGDILHRYDIPIIGITDGDIDQILNKPKHHPKSQILKVKKDDTFGKIIKKEIFKNQKTQKMTWQQAKNQTIKLAEKHNQLKQKQKTQQNQ, from the coding sequence ATGATTGATTGTTCTATTGATGATGGTTTGCGGATTTGTGTTTATTTTCATATGCCTGATGTTTTTGATGTTGGTATGGGTGAGGAGGTTGTTGGTGGTTTAGAGGAGTATGGTTGTGTTGATGTGGTTGTTTCTGGGACCCTTACTAAAACGGCGGTTATTGATTGTGGTGTTGATGCTATTCAGATTGATGAGAAGTGGAGTAGTTGGGCTTTGGAGAATCAAGGTCGGTATGATGTGTTGTTTAGTGTGACTCATGCTTCGAGTCCTGATAAATCGTTGGCTGAGTGTTGGTATATTTCTGGTAAAACTGGGGATATTCCTTTGGTTAGTATTGAGACTAACAATGGGGTATTGGCTTGTTGGAGTGATAAAGTTCGGAAGTTTGGTTTGACTTTGGCTCAAGACCTTGGTTTGGAGTTGGTTGATACACCTGATTATGGTAGGGTTTTGTGGGAAGAAGACGGTAAGACATATAAACGGGTTTTGGCCGTTGAAAAAGGCGAGTTTGTATTGATAAACGGTATCATTGTAGGTCAAGCCACTTCGAACGACATACTAATTGTTGAAGAAAATAATGAGATCATTGAGTTGAGAAATGTCGATGTCAAACAACATGGGCTAGAGAAGTTGGGGCCAACTAAAATAGAAGAAGCAAAAATAGTTTCCACCGATTCATTCAGACGCACAGTTGAGAGACGTGGCTCGATAGAAGTTGAAAAGAAAAACCAGATAGGCCTACTAGACCACAGCGCCTACAACGTCCATGAAATCGCTAGCAAGGGATTATGTGGATGTATAACAATCGGTGATGACACAACAGCAGTAGCAGGAGACATACTACATAGATACGACATACCAATAATCGGAATCACAGACGGGGACATAGACCAAATACTAAACAAACCAAAACACCACCCAAAATCCCAAATCCTAAAAGTAAAAAAAGACGACACATTTGGAAAAATAATCAAAAAAGAAATATTCAAAAACCAAAAAACCCAGAAAATGACCTGGCAACAAGCAAAAAACCAAACAATAAAACTCGCAGAAAAACACAACCAACTAAAACAAAAACAAAAAACCCAACAAAACCAATAA
- a CDS encoding amidohydrolase family protein: MNIIDFGKIDAHCHVGYYGGYFDVGINVDDLIDLMDRFGFVKSVLCSKDNEKTLNAIERYPDRFISKVWVNPYNKEVVDEIGKYVNQGFKAVKIHPLVDAFPADSNVVDPVAETALDHGIPLFVHSGHPPFSLPNQIANLAKKHPDLDIVLIHMGHGHGIYIENAIQAAGEHSNLYLETSGMPMHTKIKEAFERTGINRVLFGTDIPFHHPSVELKKTEVAELTNRQKKHYLRDNIKKLIKK; encoded by the coding sequence TTGAATATTATTGATTTCGGTAAAATTGATGCTCATTGCCATGTTGGGTATTACGGCGGTTATTTCGATGTTGGTATCAACGTTGATGATTTGATAGATTTGATGGATAGGTTTGGGTTTGTTAAATCGGTTTTGTGTTCTAAAGATAATGAAAAAACTTTGAATGCTATTGAGCGATATCCAGATCGCTTTATTAGTAAAGTTTGGGTCAACCCCTACAACAAAGAGGTTGTTGATGAAATCGGGAAGTATGTTAACCAAGGGTTTAAGGCGGTTAAGATTCATCCTTTGGTCGATGCATTTCCTGCCGATTCCAATGTCGTAGATCCTGTAGCAGAAACCGCTTTAGACCATGGTATACCTTTGTTTGTCCATTCAGGCCATCCACCTTTCTCACTGCCTAATCAAATTGCAAACCTAGCCAAAAAACATCCAGACTTAGATATAGTCTTAATCCACATGGGGCATGGCCATGGGATCTATATAGAAAACGCGATACAGGCAGCAGGTGAACACTCGAACTTATATCTGGAAACGTCAGGTATGCCGATGCACACTAAAATCAAGGAAGCCTTTGAAAGAACTGGCATAAACCGAGTCCTCTTTGGAACTGACATTCCGTTCCACCATCCATCTGTAGAACTCAAAAAAACAGAAGTAGCGGAACTAACCAATAGACAAAAAAAACACTACCTCAGAGACAACATAAAAAAACTAATAAAAAAATAA
- the cfbA gene encoding sirohydrochlorin nickelochelatase — MDSKIGVLVIGHGSRLDYNKQLIMDFAERLEGRFDVVKYSFLGMNEPKVPDALDELLGMGLDKIVAFPMFLAPGVHTTEDIPKALGIEGSHDVLEHEGGETEVYYSNPLGMSDEIVEIGVKRIEEALE, encoded by the coding sequence ATGGATAGTAAGATTGGTGTTTTGGTTATTGGACATGGTAGTAGGCTCGATTATAATAAGCAGTTGATTATGGATTTTGCTGAACGGCTTGAGGGTCGTTTTGATGTTGTTAAGTACAGTTTTTTGGGTATGAATGAGCCTAAGGTGCCTGATGCTTTGGATGAGTTGTTGGGTATGGGTTTGGATAAGATTGTTGCGTTTCCGATGTTTTTAGCGCCTGGTGTTCATACGACTGAGGATATACCTAAAGCTCTTGGTATTGAAGGTAGTCATGATGTTTTGGAGCATGAAGGTGGGGAGACTGAGGTTTATTATTCCAATCCACTTGGTATGTCTGATGAGATAGTTGAGATTGGTGTTAAGAGGATTGAGGAAGCTCTTGAGTAG
- the cfbD gene encoding Ni-sirohydrochlorin a,c-diamide reductive cyclase catalytic subunit — MKSSVFDGKEVLHPRPSTIVAAMYTMRDFDVDLIVMHGPPGCSFKHGRLLEEDGVVVLTSAMGEDNFVFGGEDKLVETIERGIDRFDPDLVGVVGTCASMIIGEDLGSTVEKVDCDVPILTVDVHSGFRDNTTGVKMTLDRALEIGLVGEDEVSRQKEMLEQASIVEKRLGSANDEYIPPSDGDLKLKVCRELVSLIEKGSKGVVVLNAKKETSYIFADVLHAVNQVKEEVNPGSSLINIGNLDSGRGLPRVRENAETVGRQLKEFGVELDFVSGSLDEYPVAGERAKNWILDNHPDYDYIVLLGVPHAVEISDGPVISVTNGPRGVVPLKNDLGHDYVVVEKDLHTKCMGLREIDSSRTGMTLRELLE; from the coding sequence TTGAAATCTAGTGTATTTGATGGTAAGGAGGTTTTGCATCCTCGTCCGAGTACTATTGTTGCTGCGATGTATACGATGCGTGATTTTGATGTTGATTTGATTGTTATGCATGGTCCTCCGGGCTGTAGTTTTAAGCATGGTCGTTTGTTGGAGGAGGATGGTGTTGTTGTGTTGACTTCTGCGATGGGTGAGGATAATTTTGTTTTTGGTGGTGAGGATAAGTTGGTTGAGACTATTGAGCGTGGTATTGATAGGTTTGATCCTGATTTGGTTGGTGTTGTTGGGACTTGTGCGTCTATGATTATTGGTGAGGATTTGGGGTCTACTGTGGAGAAGGTTGATTGTGATGTTCCGATTTTGACTGTTGATGTTCATAGTGGTTTTCGTGATAATACTACTGGGGTTAAGATGACGTTGGATAGGGCTTTGGAGATTGGGTTGGTTGGTGAGGATGAGGTTAGTCGTCAGAAGGAGATGTTGGAGCAGGCTTCTATTGTTGAGAAGAGGTTGGGTTCTGCTAATGATGAGTATATTCCGCCTTCGGATGGTGATCTTAAGTTAAAGGTTTGTAGGGAGCTTGTTTCTTTGATTGAGAAGGGTAGTAAGGGTGTTGTTGTGCTTAATGCTAAGAAGGAGACTTCTTATATTTTTGCGGATGTGTTGCATGCTGTGAATCAGGTTAAGGAGGAGGTTAATCCGGGTTCTAGTTTGATTAATATAGGTAATTTGGATAGTGGTAGGGGGTTGCCGAGGGTTCGTGAGAATGCGGAGACGGTTGGTAGGCAGTTGAAGGAGTTTGGGGTTGAACTTGATTTTGTTAGTGGTAGTTTGGATGAGTATCCTGTTGCTGGTGAGCGGGCTAAAAACTGGATTTTGGATAACCATCCTGACTATGATTATATTGTTTTGTTGGGTGTGCCTCATGCGGTTGAGATCAGTGATGGCCCTGTTATTTCTGTTACGAATGGACCTCGTGGAGTTGTTCCATTGAAAAATGATTTAGGCCATGACTATGTGGTTGTTGAGAAAGACCTGCATACTAAGTGTATGGGTCTCAGGGAAATCGATTCTTCTAGAACTGGTATGACTTTAAGGGAGTTGTTAGAGTGA
- a CDS encoding P-loop NTPase translates to MTVKIALYGKGGIGKSTIASNVAAATSKNGYTATIIGCDPKGDSTTSLMGGERIPSVLSYLKKGETIEEEDVVHRGFNGVNCVEVGGPEPGIGCAGRGIIVALDKLSKKSNVVEESDLVIFDVPGDIVCGGLAMPVRKDYVDMAYIVTSGEYLPMYAANNICRGLNVLDGELGGVICNSRLQNEKQEDEIVKEFASQLNAKYIAYVPKRDKVQEYERQGKTIVEADSKHEVAQVYQKISKEIMKTNKPETPTPLTDKELRQLTNNTIKQKQN, encoded by the coding sequence GTGACTGTTAAGATAGCTTTGTATGGGAAGGGAGGTATTGGTAAATCGACGATTGCATCAAATGTAGCGGCTGCAACATCTAAAAATGGATATACCGCTACTATAATTGGATGTGATCCGAAAGGAGATTCTACTACAAGTTTGATGGGTGGAGAGAGAATACCATCGGTCTTAAGTTACTTAAAAAAAGGTGAAACTATTGAAGAGGAGGATGTTGTGCACAGGGGTTTTAATGGTGTGAACTGTGTTGAGGTTGGTGGGCCTGAACCTGGTATTGGATGTGCTGGCCGAGGGATAATTGTAGCCTTAGATAAATTGTCGAAAAAATCGAATGTTGTAGAGGAATCAGATTTAGTTATCTTCGATGTTCCAGGCGACATAGTCTGTGGTGGCCTAGCTATGCCTGTGAGAAAAGATTACGTCGATATGGCCTACATTGTGACATCTGGAGAATACCTACCTATGTACGCTGCAAACAACATCTGCAGAGGATTAAACGTACTAGATGGTGAATTGGGTGGAGTTATATGCAACTCTCGACTACAAAACGAAAAACAAGAGGACGAGATAGTAAAAGAGTTTGCCAGTCAACTAAACGCTAAATACATCGCTTATGTACCGAAAAGAGACAAAGTTCAGGAATATGAAAGACAGGGGAAAACAATAGTTGAAGCCGATTCAAAACACGAAGTAGCTCAGGTATACCAAAAAATATCTAAAGAGATTATGAAAACTAATAAACCGGAAACACCAACACCACTAACCGACAAGGAACTTAGACAACTTACAAACAACACAATAAAGCAGAAACAGAACTAA
- a CDS encoding cobyrinate a,c-diamide synthase has product MVVPRVVLAADRSSAGKTTIATGIMAALTEQGYSVQGFKAGLDYIDTTYHEYVTGRPSRNLDGYVMDEKDMEECFYNAAIDCDISVIEGVRGLYEGLDIDSDVGSTYQVANTLGCPIILVLDVTSITKTAAAIINGVKNFKNADIQGVILNKVGSEKHERKLIKAINKFTDVEIVGLIHRNSEMEIPYRHLGLIPANEMPQKNIEKHTSGLRETIKKTINLDRLVEIANNPKTNRPQKTNKHQTNRSKIDRSNFGYSMDYSVGSSVVGGFDVRVGVALDEAFTFYYQDNFDILRGLGAELVFFSPIRDGLPDVDGLYFGGGYPEEFGRELMENRGLREDVREASLGGMPIFGECGGFLYLLDELRYGGECFEFVGALSGVGVVGEDRVVGYTEVESTVDNPLFGGSRFRAHEFHHSRVEGLSDPEFCFKVCRGVGIDGGWDGLTRHNTVGSFQHLHFLPYKWLAVDFLSCCSGFKD; this is encoded by the coding sequence ATGGTTGTTCCCCGTGTTGTTTTAGCTGCTGACCGTAGTTCTGCTGGTAAGACCACGATAGCTACAGGTATTATGGCTGCTTTAACCGAACAGGGTTATAGTGTTCAGGGGTTTAAAGCCGGCCTTGACTACATCGATACTACATACCATGAATATGTGACCGGTAGGCCTTCGCGGAACCTTGATGGCTATGTGATGGATGAAAAAGATATGGAGGAATGTTTTTATAATGCAGCCATCGACTGCGATATATCTGTTATAGAGGGGGTTAGAGGGCTATACGAAGGACTGGATATCGATTCAGATGTCGGTAGCACCTACCAGGTGGCTAATACGTTAGGCTGTCCAATAATCTTGGTATTAGATGTTACCTCAATCACCAAAACCGCAGCCGCTATAATCAATGGAGTGAAAAACTTCAAAAACGCCGATATACAAGGTGTAATCTTAAACAAAGTAGGCAGTGAAAAACACGAACGTAAATTAATCAAAGCCATCAATAAGTTCACAGATGTAGAGATAGTTGGATTAATACATAGAAACAGCGAAATGGAGATTCCATACCGACACCTAGGGTTGATTCCAGCAAACGAAATGCCGCAAAAAAATATAGAAAAACACACATCCGGACTACGAGAAACAATCAAAAAAACAATCAACCTCGATAGATTGGTCGAGATTGCAAATAACCCAAAAACAAATAGACCACAAAAAACCAACAAACACCAAACCAATAGATCCAAAATCGATAGATCTAATTTTGGCTATAGTATGGATTATAGTGTTGGTTCTAGTGTTGTTGGTGGGTTTGATGTTAGGGTTGGGGTTGCGTTGGATGAGGCTTTTACGTTTTATTATCAGGATAATTTTGATATTTTGCGTGGTTTGGGTGCGGAGCTTGTTTTCTTTAGTCCTATTCGGGATGGTTTGCCTGATGTTGATGGTCTTTATTTTGGTGGGGGGTATCCGGAGGAGTTTGGTAGGGAGTTGATGGAGAATAGGGGTCTTAGGGAGGATGTTAGGGAGGCTTCGTTGGGTGGTATGCCTATTTTTGGTGAGTGTGGTGGTTTTCTTTACTTACTTGATGAGTTGCGTTATGGTGGTGAGTGTTTTGAGTTTGTTGGTGCGTTATCGGGAGTTGGTGTTGTTGGTGAGGATCGTGTTGTAGGGTATACGGAGGTTGAGTCGACTGTGGATAATCCTTTATTTGGTGGTTCTAGGTTTAGGGCTCATGAGTTTCATCATTCTAGGGTTGAGGGTTTGAGTGATCCGGAGTTTTGTTTTAAGGTGTGTAGGGGTGTTGGTATTGATGGTGGTTGGGATGGTTTAACCAGGCATAATACTGTTGGTTCTTTTCAGCATCTGCATTTTTTGCCTTATAAGTGGTTGGCGGTTGATTTTTTGAGTTGTTGTAGTGGTTTTAAGGATTAG